The following coding sequences are from one Lolium rigidum isolate FL_2022 chromosome 6, APGP_CSIRO_Lrig_0.1, whole genome shotgun sequence window:
- the LOC124668437 gene encoding homocysteine S-methyltransferase 4-like → MGRGDAFVHDAADTLRRWVREAGGCLVVDGAMGTELEAHGADLQDELWSARCLVSAPHLIRKVHLDYLEAGANIITTASYQATLQGFQSRGLSREQSEELLRRSVQIAQEARAIFLEGRSKGPYAARENNDGSTERRRPVLVAASVGSYGAYLADGSEYSGDYGRSVTKEALKKFHRRRLQALADAGPDLIAFETIPNKLEAQAYCELLEENDIRIPAWFSFTSKDGASAASGDPITDCAAVADSCSRVAAVGVNCTAPRLINGLLLAIRKVTSKPVVVYPNTGETYVAETKEWVVSALASAAGGASATDFVSCVGKWRQAGASVVGGCCRTSPATVSAIARALRDADGTADIDEYDDFPAVAVL, encoded by the exons ATGGGGCGTGGCGACGCATTCGTGCACGACGCCGCGGACACGCTGCGGCGGTGGGTGCGGGAAGCCGGTGGGTGCTTGGTGGTGGACGGCGCCATGGgcacggagctggaggcgcacggCGCGGACCTGCAGGACGAGCTCTGGAGCGCCAGGTGCCTCGTCTCCGCCCCTCACCTCATCCGCAAGGTCCATCTGGACTACCTAGAGGCCGGCGCCAACATCATAACCACGGCGTCCTACCAG GCGACGCTGCAGGGGTTCCAGTCGCGCGGCCTGTCGAGGGAGCAGAGCGAGGAGCTGCTGCGGCGGAGCGTCCAGATAGCGCAGGAGGCGCGCGCCATCTTCCTCGAAGGCCGGTCCAAAGGCCCCTACGCCGCGCGCGAGAACAACGACGGCTCCACAGAGCGGCGCCGGCCCGTGCTGGTGGCGGCCTCCGTCGGGAGCTACGGGGCATACCTCGCGGATGGCTCCGAGTACAG CGGGGACTACGGCAGATCGGTGACCAAGGAAGCGCTGAAGAAGTTCCACCGGAGGCGGCTGCAGGCGCTGGCGGACGCAGGACCGGACCTCATCGCCTTCGAGACCATCCCGAACAAGCTGGAGGCGCAGGCCTACTGCGAGCTCCTGGAGGAGAACGACATACGGATCCCCGCCTGGTTCTCCTTCACCTCCAAGGACGGGGCCAGCGCGGCCAGCGGGGACCCCATCACCGactgcgccgccgtcgccgactcCTGCAGCAGGGTCGCCGCCGTCGGGGTCAACTGCACCGCTCCCAGGCTGATCAATGGACTGCTCCTCGCCATCAGAAAG GTGACGAGCAAACCGGTGGTGGTGTACCCAAACACGGGGGAGACGTACGTGGCCGAGACCAAAGAGTGGGTGGTGAGTGCTCTA GCCTCCGCTGCGGGCGGTGCGTCGGCAACGGACTTCGTGTCGTGCGTGGGCAAGTGGAGGCAGGCGGGCGCGTCGGTCGTGGGAGGTTGCTGCAGGACGAGCCCGGCGACGGTGAGTGCCATCGCGCGGGCGCTGCGAGACGCCGATGGTACTGCCGATATCGACGAATACGACGATTTCCCAGCTGTGGCCGTGCTCTAA